Within Acidobacteriota bacterium, the genomic segment ATCCGCGAGGGCCGCTTCTACCTGCTGACCCATCCCCACGTCATCGAGTACGCGCAAACCCGGTGGAACGACGTCGAGTCCGCATTCGCCGAACAGGCGCCCCGCTATGAGGGCGATGACAGGTACGACGTGGCCAAGGCGATTGCGCGGATCCGGGCGCAGCGGGCCGAGTAGCTAGGGGCGCTCGCGCCACCAGCCCGGACCGACCCGCGACGGCCAGCCCTCGGGCGGTGTCGGCCACAGAAGGATCGTGCCCATCGGGCCGAGTTCCACACCGCGGATGTCGTTGTTGAACACCCAGAGGAAGCTGACGTGGAACAGGAACAGGACCGGCTGGTCCTTGTACACCTCGCGGTGGATCTCCCGGTAGATCGCGGCGCGCCTCTCGCTGTCCTGCTCCCGCTTGCCCAGGTCGAAGAGTTCGTCGACCCTGGGGTTCGAGTAGCCGCCGCTGTTGCGGCCGCCGTCGTAGGCGTCGGTGGCGAGCTGGTTGCGGAGGGCGTTCGGATCCTGGGTCGTGCCGACGATCGTCCCGAGCGCCTGGAACTCGTGGGCGAGCCGCCTCTCGTTGAGCGAAGCGCTCTCGTAGGCGCGGGTCACCATCTCGACCCCGAGCCGCCGGAAGTCCTCGCGCAGGATGTCGAGCGTCGGCGGCACGTAGGTCAGGCCGGCGGTGTACGACAACTCGAAGCTGAAGCGGACCCGCTCGCCGTCGATCTCCTTGTAGCGCCAACCGGTGTCGGGGTCGGCGAGCCAGCCGGCCTGGTCGAGGAGTTCGGCGGCGCGCTCCAGGTCGTAGTCGAGCGCCTGCTCGAGGATCGCCGGCTCGTAGTCCCAGCCGCGTTCTTCCACCATGAAGCCGTAGGAACGCCGGTACAGGCCGTGGCCGACGCGGCGCAGCACCGTCTCCGCGTCGTAGGCGTGGGCGAGCGCCCGGCGCACCAGGGGGTCGGTGAAGAAGGGATTGCTGCCGTCCATGTTCCACAGGAGGCTGAGCAGCAGCGCCGACGCGTGCCGACCCTTCACGCCTCTCTCTGCGAACAATTCCCCTTTCGCCTGCCGGGCGAAGATGTTCGCGTCGACGTAGATCTGGTCGTACTCTCCTCCCAGGAACTGCAGGAAGGCGAGGTTCCGGTCGGGCTGGAACTTGAAGATCATCGTCTTCGCGGCCGGCGGCGCCCGGTCGAAGAGGTAGTGGTCTTCCCACCGTTCGAGGACGACGCGGTCGTTGTTGCGCCATTCCACGAAGCGGAACGGGCCGCTGCCGATCACCGCCTCGCGGCCGTAGCGGTTGTAGTAGGGCGAAGACCGCAGGGTCGGATCGGCTGCGCGCTCGGCGGCGTCGCCCACGATGTGGAGCGGCATGATGGGAAAGGCGAGCGCCTCCAGCCGCAACTGCGGGGCCAGAAGGCCGGCGAAGTCGAAGCGCACCCGGTGCTCGCTCTCCGCCGTGGCCCCGGCGATGAGGTCGCGCGCCGTCGGCCAGAAGCTCACCGGCACCCGTTCGTCGCGCAGGGCTTCGAGCGAGAACACGACGTCATGCGCCGTCCAGGGCTCGCCGTCGTGCCAGCGGAGCTCGGGATTCAACTCCAGGGTGACGGAGTGCAGATCCTCCGACGGTTTCACCGCGAGGACGACGTTCGAGTTCCAGTCGTAGTTGGCCGGGCTGCCGTGACGGATGACGAGCCACTCGAAGAGCATCCCGAACATCGTCCAGGCGGACGCCGCGCCGGACGGAAAGAGCGGATTGAGCGTCGCCGGCTGCGAGAAGTCGTGGCGGACGATCGTCGTCGCCGTGTCGGCGCGTTGCGGCTCGGCGACCGGGTACAGCTCGTGCAACGACGGCGGATCGACGAGAGGATCGGCCAGCGGGTCGTAATCGCCGCCGGTCTCGACCACGGGCAGCGGATTGCCGCAGGCGCCGGCCAGAAGGCCGGCCGCCACCGCCAGCCGCCGCGCCCGGGCGTTCACGCGTTGCGCTTGATATCCCGGAACGGACCCTGGTCGGCGCGGTAGCCCTTCGGCATCCCCAGCACGCGCTCGGAGATGATGTTGCGCTGAATCTCGTCCGTGCCGCCGGCGATCGAGATGGCCGGTACCGAAACCAGGATCTCCGCGATGATCCCGTCCGCGGCCGACTCGGGACCGCTCAGCATGGAGTCGGCGCCCGAGATCATCGTGTGGACCAGCGACGCCTGGCGCGCGATGACGCTGGCCGCCAGCTTGCCGATGGAGCCTTCGGGGATGATGTCCGTCGTGCCGGCCTTGCGCTTGGCCTCCGCGCTGTCGGAGGCGAGCTTCGCCCCCGTGTGCATGCAGATCAGCTTCGCGATCTCCTGCCGCGTCGCAGGATCGGCGATCGCTCCGGTCTCCCGGGCGCGCGGCACGACGAGATCGACCCGGCCCTCGCGCTGCGGGTACCAGGTGTAGGGCTCGGCGGCGATCCGGAGTTCCTCTTCGTACTCCTCGTAGATGGGCCCCTGCTTCGGTCCGTCGAGCGTGGACCCGCGAACGCGGCGGCTGAAGCCCCTCCGTTCGAAGGAGAGCGTGGTCTTCGCGACGTGCCAGCCGTTGCCCTCGCCGCCGATCAGGTCCTCCGGCGGTACGACCGCGTTCGTCATGAAGACCTCGTTGAACGACTGATGTCCGTTCATCTGCCGGAGCGGCCGCGCCTCGACGCCGGACTGCCGCATGTCGAGCAGGAAGTAGCTGATCCCCTGGTGCTTCGGCACGTCCCAGTCGCTGCGCGCGACCAGCAGCCCGAAGTCCGCGTGGTGGGCGCTCGTGTTCCAGACCTTCTGACCGTTGATGATCCAGTTGCCGTCCTTGAACTCGGCCCGGGTGCTCAGGCCGGCGAGATCGGACCCGCTGCCTGGCTCGCTGAAGAGCTGGCACCAGGTGTGTTCGCCGGTCAGGATCGGCCGGAGGAAGCGTCGCTTCTGATCGTCCGAGCCGCACGCCAGGATCGTCTCCGACGCCAGGCCCCGCGGACCCACCTGCGCGGCCGGAACCGCGGCCTTCTCCCTGAAGACCTCGACTACGACGACGGTCTGCTCGAGCGTGAAGCCGCGCCCGTACCACTCCTCGGGCCAGTGCGGCGCCGCCCAGCCGGCCTCGAGCAGGAGGTTCCGCCAT encodes:
- a CDS encoding ABC transporter substrate-binding protein; amino-acid sequence: MNARARRLAVAAGLLAGACGNPLPVVETGGDYDPLADPLVDPPSLHELYPVAEPQRADTATTIVRHDFSQPATLNPLFPSGAASAWTMFGMLFEWLVIRHGSPANYDWNSNVVLAVKPSEDLHSVTLELNPELRWHDGEPWTAHDVVFSLEALRDERVPVSFWPTARDLIAGATAESEHRVRFDFAGLLAPQLRLEALAFPIMPLHIVGDAAERAADPTLRSSPYYNRYGREAVIGSGPFRFVEWRNNDRVVLERWEDHYLFDRAPPAAKTMIFKFQPDRNLAFLQFLGGEYDQIYVDANIFARQAKGELFAERGVKGRHASALLLSLLWNMDGSNPFFTDPLVRRALAHAYDAETVLRRVGHGLYRRSYGFMVEERGWDYEPAILEQALDYDLERAAELLDQAGWLADPDTGWRYKEIDGERVRFSFELSYTAGLTYVPPTLDILREDFRRLGVEMVTRAYESASLNERRLAHEFQALGTIVGTTQDPNALRNQLATDAYDGGRNSGGYSNPRVDELFDLGKREQDSERRAAIYREIHREVYKDQPVLFLFHVSFLWVFNNDIRGVELGPMGTILLWPTPPEGWPSRVGPGWWRERP
- a CDS encoding acyl-CoA dehydrogenase family protein yields the protein MTPDQIRREVSAWLDAHWRVDRPLIEWRNLLLEAGWAAPHWPEEWYGRGFTLEQTVVVVEVFREKAAVPAAQVGPRGLASETILACGSDDQKRRFLRPILTGEHTWCQLFSEPGSGSDLAGLSTRAEFKDGNWIINGQKVWNTSAHHADFGLLVARSDWDVPKHQGISYFLLDMRQSGVEARPLRQMNGHQSFNEVFMTNAVVPPEDLIGGEGNGWHVAKTTLSFERRGFSRRVRGSTLDGPKQGPIYEEYEEELRIAAEPYTWYPQREGRVDLVVPRARETGAIADPATRQEIAKLICMHTGAKLASDSAEAKRKAGTTDIIPEGSIGKLAASVIARQASLVHTMISGADSMLSGPESAADGIIAEILVSVPAISIAGGTDEIQRNIISERVLGMPKGYRADQGPFRDIKRNA